A portion of the Microbulbifer agarilyticus genome contains these proteins:
- the cobO gene encoding cob(I)yrinic acid a,c-diamide adenosyltransferase: protein MSEEQQDKNARHKKAMQKQKAKVDANIAAASTERGVSILLTGNGKGKSSSAFGMVIRALGYGHKVGVVQFIKGAQLSGEELYLKNHCPDVTLYQMGTGFTWNTQDRTGDIAEAEKTWAVAAELLQDASYDLVVLDELTYMLGYKYLDQDMVLNALKQRPSEQSVVVTGRGGGSALQEIMDTVSEVKDIKHAFKAGIKARKGVDY from the coding sequence ATGTCGGAAGAACAGCAAGACAAAAATGCACGGCATAAGAAAGCCATGCAGAAGCAAAAAGCCAAGGTGGACGCAAACATCGCTGCCGCCAGTACCGAGCGGGGTGTATCGATCCTGCTGACCGGTAATGGTAAAGGCAAGTCAAGTTCTGCTTTTGGCATGGTCATCCGTGCGCTCGGCTACGGCCATAAAGTCGGCGTAGTACAGTTCATTAAGGGCGCACAGCTTTCGGGCGAGGAACTCTATCTGAAAAATCACTGCCCGGACGTTACCTTGTACCAGATGGGCACTGGTTTTACCTGGAATACCCAGGACCGCACAGGAGACATCGCGGAAGCGGAAAAAACCTGGGCAGTAGCTGCGGAACTATTGCAAGACGCAAGTTATGACCTGGTTGTCCTCGACGAACTGACCTATATGCTGGGATACAAATACCTGGATCAGGATATGGTCCTGAATGCCCTGAAACAGAGACCCTCGGAGCAAAGTGTGGTGGTTACCGGGCGCGGCGGTGGCAGCGCGTTACAGGAAATTATGGATACCGTTTCCGAAGTGAAAGATATCAAGCACGCATTCAAGGCCGGGATTAAGGCGCGAAAGGGCGTCGACTACTAA